A single Pangasianodon hypophthalmus isolate fPanHyp1 chromosome 27, fPanHyp1.pri, whole genome shotgun sequence DNA region contains:
- the si:dkey-251i10.2 gene encoding putative defense protein Hdd11, with protein MRVVLFVAFWLQVWTAVTGYETGAPAGRCVDMTPGHNVPPQSSPSPYTIVVSNTTFSTNQAIKVRIQGPVYAGLLLQARSGSNTEAVGTWGVPPPNTQHLACSGRDQSAITHSNRNSKNNDTTYTWNPPASLQTAYITATVVSNRTTFWVNLRSAALTGVAGGSNAAADPKMAVTPVLFLTLLMSTVFQ; from the exons ATGCGGGTCGTGCTTTTTGTCGCTTTTTGGCTCCAGGTTTGGACCGCTGTAACGGGATATGAAACCGGAGCTCCGGCCGGCAGGTGTGTGGACATGACCCCGGGACACAACGTCCCGCCGCAGTCGAGCCCCTCTCCTTACACCATCGTAGTCAGCAACACCACCTTCAGCACCAATCAGGCAATCAAAG tgaggaTTCAGGGCCCGGTGTACGCCGGTTTGCTCCTGCAGGCTCGATCGGGCTCCAACACCGAAGCGGTGGGGACCTGGGGTGTTCCACCACCCAACACCCAGCACTTAGCG tgctCAGGAAGAGACCAAAGtgccatcacacactccaacaGAAACAGTAAGAACAATGATACCACCTACACCTGGAATCCTCCAGCTTCCCTCCAAACCGCCTACATCAC GGCCACTGTAGTCTCAAACAGAACCACATTCTGGGTAAACCTCAGATCAGCAGCACTGACCGGAG TAGCTGGAGGCAGCAACGCAGCAGCTGATCCCAAGATGGCTGTCACACCTGTTCTGTTTCTCACGCTCCTGATGTCGACGGTGTTccaataa
- the si:dkey-251i10.1 gene encoding ADP/ATP translocase 1, whose product MSETAISFAKDFLAGGIAAAISKTAVAPIERVKLLLQVQHASKQITVDKQYKGIVDCVVRIPKEQGFLSFWRGNLANVIRYFPTQALNFAFKDKYKKIFLDGVDKHKQFWRYFAGNLASGGAAGATSLCFVYPLDFARTRLAADVGKAGAEREFTGLGNCLVKVFRSDGLKGLYQGFNVSVQGIIIYRAAYFGIYDTAKGMLPDPKNTHIVVSWMIAQTVTAVAGLASYPFDTVRRRMMMQSGRKGADIMYTGTIDCWKKIARDEGSKAFFKGAWSNVLRGMGGAFVLVLYDELKKFI is encoded by the exons ATGAGCGAGACTGCAATTTCGTTTGCGAAGGATTTCTTGGCCGGAGGAATCGCCGCTGCTATCTCCAAGACAGCCGTCGCTCCCATCGAGAGAGTGAAGCTTCTCCTTCAG GTCCAGCATGCCAGCAAGCAGATCACAGTCGACAAGCAGTACAAGGGCATCGTGGACTGCGTGGTGCGCATCCCTAAGGAGCAGGGCTTCCTGTCGTTCTGGAGAGGCAACCTGGCCAACGTGATCCGGTACTTCCCTACGCAGGCCCTCAACTTCGCCTTCAAGGACAAGTACAAGAAGATCTTCCTGGACGGCGTGGACAAGCACAAGCAGTTCTGGCGCTACTTCGCCGGTAACCTGGCGTCCGGAGGCGCCGCCGGAGCCACCTCGCTCTGCTTCGTCTACCCTCTCGACTTCGCCCGAACCCGTCTGGCCGCCGACGTGGGCAAAGCCGGCGCGGAGAGAGAGTTCACCGGCCTGGGCAACTGCCTGGTCAAGGTGTTCAGGTCCGACGGCCTCAAGGGGCTGTACCAGGGCTTCAACGTGTCCGTGCAGGGAATCATCATCTACAGAGCCGCGTACTTCGGCATCTACGACACCGCCAAGG GTATGCTGCCGGACCCCAAGAACACCCACATCGTGGTGAGCTGGATGATCGCTCAGACCGTAACCGCCGTCGCCGGTCTCGCGTCCTACCCATTCGACACGGTCAGACGTCGCATGATGATGCAGTCCGGCCGCAAAGGAG CTGACATCATGTACACCGGCACCATCGACTGCTGGAAGAAGATCGCACGCGACGAAGGATCGAAGGCCTTTTTCAAGGGCGCTTGGTCCAACGTGCTCCGTGGCATGGGAGGCGCCTTCGTTCTCGTCCTGTACGACGAGCTCAAGAAATTCATCTAA